In Sporosarcina sp. PTS2304, a genomic segment contains:
- a CDS encoding DUF4825 domain-containing protein, translating into MKRLVNFSLSALLVMLIVSGCNTKSGEESIFTYKDSYVGDASAVGNSASQLRGAEHYKGFELKTTEEPYGIILNYDWSDSELNYKKTAIYNATFLFALIKNADWITFNFTNQEYKITRENLQDWYGENLSDLENENETEKIAQKYLEDESKINQLFN; encoded by the coding sequence ATGAAACGATTGGTTAATTTTTCTCTTTCAGCTTTATTGGTAATGTTAATTGTAAGTGGATGTAACACAAAAAGTGGAGAAGAGAGTATTTTTACATACAAAGATTCGTATGTGGGTGATGCTAGCGCAGTAGGGAATAGTGCAAGTCAGTTGCGAGGTGCTGAACACTATAAAGGCTTTGAACTTAAAACGACCGAAGAGCCGTATGGTATTATTTTGAACTATGATTGGTCGGACTCAGAACTGAATTATAAAAAAACAGCTATTTATAACGCCACTTTTTTATTTGCATTAATTAAAAACGCTGACTGGATAACGTTTAATTTTACTAATCAAGAGTACAAAATAACAAGAGAAAATCTTCAAGATTGGTATGGGGAAAATCTCAGCGATTTAGAAAATGAAAATGAAACAGAAAAAATTGCACAAAAATATTTGGAAGATGAAAGTAAAATAAATCAGTTATTTAATTGA